The genome window ACCCGCGAGCTCAAGCCCGGCGAGACCATCTCGTACAGCGTGGAGTGGCCGCAGGTGAACGCCCAGAACGAACCGGTCGAAGAGGGGCGCTACATCATCGAGGGGGCCCTCAACGTGACGGGGGCCAGACACCTGCTCGAGCTCAGCGGAGGACGCCGATGACCGACTGCCTGTTCTGCAAGATCTCCGCCGGCACGATACCGGCCCGCGTCGTCTATGAAGACACGGAGATCATGGCGTTTCACGACGTGCATCCCCAGGCCCCCGTGCACGTGCTGGTCATCCCCCGCCGGCACATCGTCGACCTCTCCGCCGTCACAGAGCAGGAGAAGGATCTCATGGGGCACCTTCTCGTAAAGATGCCTTCCATTGCAGAGAAGATCGGCCTGAGCGACGGGTTCC of Pseudomonadota bacterium contains these proteins:
- a CDS encoding histidine triad nucleotide-binding protein, translated to MTDCLFCKISAGTIPARVVYEDTEIMAFHDVHPQAPVHVLVIPRRHIVDLSAVTEQEKDLMGHLLVKMPSIAEKIGLSDGFRLVNNCKAPAGQSVFHVHFHLMGKRAFSWPPG